A stretch of DNA from Sphingopyxis sp. MWB1:
CGATCAACTTTGCGGTGCTGCAGGCGCGGGGCGTGCGCGGGGTGGCGGTGACGCGCGAGGAAGTGCGCCACGCGGTGCGCGTCGCCTTTGAACGGCTGCACCTCGTCGTCGAGCCGGGCGGCGCGGCGGCGCTCGCTGCGGTGCTGGCGGGCAAGGCTGGGTTCAGCGACACTATGCTTGTCACTTTGTCGGGCGGGAACATCGACCCGGCGCATTTTGCCGAGATTTTGCAGGCGCGCTGAGTTTCAAACTGACATGATGCCCCTTTATACAGGGTATCGAAAGCGGGAGATTGATTATGAAATGGCACGGACTGATGATGGGCGCGGCCGCAGCGATGCTGCTCGCGGGCTGCGAAAAGGCCGAAGCGCCTGCTCCCGACGAAACGGTGGCAGAGGTGGAGAGCGAAGCCAGCATGCCGGCGGCCGAAACAGGTGCCGAAGGGCATAAATTCGCCGACTGGGCCGGGCGCTGGATCGGGGTGGAGGGCATGTATGTCGACATCACCCCGACCGAACCGGGCCAATATGCGCTCGCCATGCAATCCGACCTTGATACCAAGGGCGAATATCAGGGCAGCGACAGCGAAGAGGGCATCAAGTTCGAACGCGGCGGCGAAAACCTCACCCTGCGCGCGAGCAATGGCGATGCCATTGGCCTTAAATATCTGGCGGGCAAGCAGGACTGCCTGATCGTCAAGCCCGGCGAAGGCTATTGCCGCGACTGAGCGGGCGCTTGGCAGGTTGATGCACCCCGGCGAAAACCGGGGTGCACGCCGCATAGCGCCGCCCCCTCCGGCCTCTGGCCTTCGCCGGGACGCCCATAATCTGTCGTCATTTTGTCACCGAAAGGACGCGGGAATCGCAAATTGACCTGCCATGCGCAGCCCTAGGGGACTTATTTTTCCGGGGTGCACATGATGGCCAGCCTGCCCAATCGCATGATTGCAACTGCCGTCGTCCGTCAGGATGGCGCGCAGAAACAGCGAATGCTCGACCGCGCCTTTGCGCTGGCGTTCAAGGGGCTGGTCTATGCCCAGATATGGGAAGACCCGCTGGTCGATATGGAGGCGCTGGCGATCCAGCCGGGGCAGCGGATTGCGACCATCGCCAGCGGCGGCTGCAATGTCCTCTCCTATCTCACTGCTGATCCGGCCGAGATCGTCGCGGTCGATCTCAACACCGCGCATGTCGCGCTCAACCATCTCAAACGCGTCGCGGTCCAGCGCCTGCCCGATTACCCGAGCTATCGCCGCTTCTTCGCCGACGCCGACAGCAATGCCAATATCGCCGATTATCGCCATTTCATTGCACCCCATCTCGACGATGTCAGCCGCCGTTATTGGGAGGGGCGCGATCTTGCCGGGCGCCGCCGCATCAACGGCTTTGCCCGCGGCGTCTACAAGCGCGGGCTGCTCGGCAATTTCATCGGCCTTGCCCATTTGCTCGCGCGGCTGCACCGCGTCGATCCGCGCGCCTTTCTCGAAGCCAAAAGCGTGGAGGAACAGCGGGCGATTTTCGACGCGAAATTCGCGCCCTTTTTCGACCGCAAGTTCATCCGCTGGATGACCGACCAGCGTTCCTCGCTCTTCGGCCTTGGCATCCCTCCGGCGCAATATGATGCGCTGGCGGGGGGCAAACCCATGGCGGACGTGCTGCGCGCGCGGCTCGAAAAGCTCGCCTGCGATTTTCCGCTTCAGGATAATTATTTTGCCTGGCAGGCCTTCGGACGCGGCTATGGCAAGACGCCCGCTGCGCCGCTGCCGCCCTATTTGCAGGCCGATCATTATGCCGCGGTCAAGGCGCGCGCCCATCGGGTGACGATGCTTCACGCCAATATGACCGACATGCTCGCGGCCAGCGATGCCGCCAGCTTCGACCGCTATGTGTTTCTGGACGCGCAGGATTGGATGAGCGACGCGCAGCTCACCGCGCTCTGGGCCGAAGTGACGCGCACCGCGCGTCCTGGCGCGCGCGTCCTCTTCCGGACCGCCGCGGAGCCGAGCCTCTTGCCGGGACGCCTGCTTGCTGCCTTGCTCGACCGCTGGGACTATCGGGCCGAGGAATCGCGCGATTACACCCGCCGCGACCGCTCGGCCATTTATGGCGGCGTCCATCTTTATGTGCTGCGGGGCGCCTGATCATGGCGGGGGGGCATGGCGAACTGATGGATCGCGTCTATCGGACGCAGCGGCATATT
This window harbors:
- a CDS encoding DUF3419 family protein gives rise to the protein MASLPNRMIATAVVRQDGAQKQRMLDRAFALAFKGLVYAQIWEDPLVDMEALAIQPGQRIATIASGGCNVLSYLTADPAEIVAVDLNTAHVALNHLKRVAVQRLPDYPSYRRFFADADSNANIADYRHFIAPHLDDVSRRYWEGRDLAGRRRINGFARGVYKRGLLGNFIGLAHLLARLHRVDPRAFLEAKSVEEQRAIFDAKFAPFFDRKFIRWMTDQRSSLFGLGIPPAQYDALAGGKPMADVLRARLEKLACDFPLQDNYFAWQAFGRGYGKTPAAPLPPYLQADHYAAVKARAHRVTMLHANMTDMLAASDAASFDRYVFLDAQDWMSDAQLTALWAEVTRTARPGARVLFRTAAEPSLLPGRLLAALLDRWDYRAEESRDYTRRDRSAIYGGVHLYVLRGA